From a single Streptomyces liliifuscus genomic region:
- a CDS encoding alpha/beta fold hydrolase — protein MSPRNLTAPTFARTRLGSGPGLLLAHGAGSSLAGTYGPVLEALAARHTVVGIDYPGSGDTPRSTTPLSLDDLADQLIAAADAEGLDRFAVSGYSLGGPVAIRTATRHPQRVTALVLTAAFPHRDNRLALASSVWSKIAASGDRELLAEFQLMMALGTQALESMPAEQLRQTLDHVAAATADGTSEQTDLVGQLDVRDDLTAITAPTLVISTTDDRLVSTALHRHLAETIPHAQLADIATGHLPMLERTDEWLHLTTNFLHKHNT, from the coding sequence ATGTCACCCCGCAACCTCACCGCACCCACATTCGCCCGTACTCGCCTGGGCTCCGGCCCCGGCCTGCTCCTCGCCCACGGCGCCGGCAGCAGCCTGGCCGGCACCTACGGCCCCGTCCTGGAAGCACTCGCCGCCCGCCACACCGTCGTCGGCATCGACTACCCCGGCAGCGGCGACACCCCCCGCTCCACCACCCCGCTGTCCCTCGACGACCTCGCCGACCAGCTCATCGCCGCCGCCGACGCCGAAGGCCTCGACCGCTTCGCCGTCTCCGGCTACTCCCTCGGCGGCCCCGTCGCCATCCGCACCGCCACCCGCCACCCCCAGCGCGTCACCGCACTCGTCCTGACCGCCGCCTTCCCGCACCGCGACAACCGCCTCGCACTCGCCTCCTCGGTCTGGAGCAAGATCGCCGCATCCGGCGACCGCGAACTGCTCGCCGAATTCCAGCTCATGATGGCCCTCGGCACCCAGGCACTGGAATCCATGCCCGCCGAACAACTACGCCAGACCCTCGACCACGTCGCCGCCGCCACCGCCGACGGCACCTCCGAACAGACCGACCTCGTCGGCCAACTCGACGTCCGCGACGACCTCACCGCCATCACCGCCCCCACCCTGGTCATCTCGACCACCGACGACCGCCTCGTCTCCACCGCCCTGCACCGCCACCTCGCCGAAACCATCCCCCACGCCCAACTCGCCGACATCGCCACCGGCCACCTCCCCATGCTCGAACGAACCGACGAATGGCTGCACCTCACCACCAACTTCCTCCACAAACACAACACCTGA
- a CDS encoding antibiotic biosynthesis monooxygenase family protein — protein MLNFGNLDGSTHFRDQQKVKAGPVTIINTFVAPEGKEDEVVAAWTDDAEYMKKSGSLLSVQLYRGIGGSRLFTNVAVWKSTEHLRAALGTPEFASHLEGYPVGTVAYPHLYQKVAVEGVCEGE, from the coding sequence ATGCTCAACTTCGGCAATCTCGACGGGTCCACCCACTTCCGCGACCAGCAGAAGGTGAAGGCTGGCCCGGTCACCATCATCAACACGTTTGTCGCCCCGGAAGGCAAGGAGGACGAGGTGGTGGCCGCCTGGACGGACGACGCGGAGTACATGAAGAAGTCGGGGAGCCTTCTTTCGGTGCAGCTGTACCGGGGCATCGGCGGCAGCCGGCTGTTCACCAACGTCGCGGTCTGGAAATCGACCGAGCACCTCCGTGCAGCGCTCGGCACGCCGGAGTTCGCCTCTCACCTGGAGGGCTACCCTGTCGGCACCGTCGCCTACCCGCACCTGTACCAGAAGGTCGCCGTCGAGGGCGTCTGCGAAGGGGAATGA
- a CDS encoding (2,3-dihydroxybenzoyl)adenylate synthase has translation MREGFVPWPKEPADRYREAGYWRGRPLGSYLQEWAKTYGDAVAVVDGDTRLTYRQLVHRADGLACRLLDSGLNPGDAMLVQLPNGWEFVTLTLACLRAGIAPVMAMPAHRGHELRYLAAHAEVTSIAVPDRLGDFDHQALGREVAEATPSVRLLLVASGTVGTDATDLSALAAPADDPAAARARLDDIAPDSGDIAVFLLSGGTTGLPKLITRTHDDYEFNARRSAEVCGLDSDTVYLVALPAGHNFPLACPGILGTLMNGGRVVLARTPAPDKVLPLMAAEGVTATAAVPAVVQRWIEAVSSGRHAAPPALRLLQVGGARLAPEVARRAEPVLGGTLQQVFGMAEGLLNYTRPDDPDDIKIETQGRPMCPDDEILIVDASDNPVPPGSMGGLLTRGPYTPRGYYRADEHNARAFTPDGWYRTGDIVRLHPSGDLVVEGRDKDLINRGGEKISAEEVENLIYRLPGVARVAAVAKPDPDLGERVCVVVVLEPGTDLTLESARAALTTMQVARYKLPEDLLVLDELPLTKVGKIDKKRLRDVVRGKEDSVEAV, from the coding sequence ATGCGTGAGGGATTCGTCCCCTGGCCCAAGGAACCGGCCGACCGCTACCGCGAGGCCGGATACTGGCGTGGCAGGCCGCTCGGCTCGTACCTCCAGGAATGGGCCAAGACGTATGGCGACGCGGTGGCCGTCGTGGACGGCGACACACGCCTGACCTACCGTCAACTCGTCCACCGTGCCGACGGATTGGCGTGCCGTCTGCTGGACTCTGGCCTCAATCCTGGTGACGCGATGCTCGTCCAGCTGCCCAACGGCTGGGAGTTCGTCACGCTCACCCTGGCCTGTCTGCGGGCCGGCATCGCCCCCGTGATGGCGATGCCCGCGCACCGCGGTCACGAACTGCGCTACCTGGCAGCCCATGCCGAGGTCACCTCGATCGCTGTACCGGACCGGCTGGGCGACTTCGACCACCAGGCACTGGGGCGGGAGGTCGCCGAAGCCACGCCGAGCGTACGGCTGCTGCTCGTCGCGAGTGGCACGGTCGGCACCGATGCCACGGATCTGAGCGCGCTGGCCGCCCCGGCCGACGACCCGGCCGCCGCACGGGCCCGGCTCGACGACATCGCCCCGGACAGCGGCGACATCGCCGTCTTCCTGCTCTCCGGCGGTACGACCGGACTGCCGAAGCTCATCACCCGCACTCACGACGACTACGAGTTCAACGCGCGGCGCAGCGCCGAGGTGTGTGGCCTCGACTCCGACACGGTCTACTTGGTGGCCTTGCCCGCCGGGCACAACTTTCCCCTGGCCTGCCCCGGGATCCTGGGCACCCTCATGAACGGTGGCCGTGTGGTGCTGGCCCGGACCCCGGCCCCCGACAAGGTCCTGCCGCTGATGGCCGCCGAGGGCGTGACGGCCACCGCCGCCGTGCCGGCCGTCGTCCAGCGCTGGATCGAAGCCGTGTCCTCCGGCCGCCACGCCGCCCCGCCCGCGCTACGACTGCTGCAGGTCGGTGGCGCCCGCCTCGCCCCGGAGGTCGCCCGGCGCGCCGAACCGGTGCTCGGCGGCACGCTCCAGCAGGTGTTCGGCATGGCGGAGGGGCTGCTGAACTACACGCGCCCCGACGACCCCGACGACATCAAGATCGAAACCCAGGGGCGCCCCATGTGCCCGGATGACGAAATCCTCATCGTCGACGCCTCCGACAACCCTGTGCCCCCCGGGAGCATGGGCGGCCTCCTCACCCGCGGCCCGTACACCCCGCGTGGCTACTACCGGGCTGACGAGCACAACGCCCGCGCGTTCACCCCTGACGGCTGGTACCGCACCGGTGACATCGTCCGGCTGCACCCTTCGGGCGACCTCGTCGTCGAAGGACGCGACAAGGACCTCATCAACCGGGGCGGCGAGAAGATATCCGCCGAAGAGGTCGAGAACCTCATCTACCGCCTGCCTGGTGTCGCCCGTGTCGCCGCCGTCGCGAAGCCCGACCCGGACCTGGGCGAGCGGGTGTGCGTGGTGGTGGTCCTCGAACCGGGCACTGACCTGACCCTCGAATCGGCCCGCGCCGCTCTCACCACGATGCAGGTGGCCCGCTACAAACTCCCCGAGGACCTGCTGGTCCTGGACGAACTTCCGCTGACGAAGGTGGGCAAGATCGACAAGAAGCGTCTACGGGACGTCGTCCGTGGCAAGGAAGACTCCGTCGAGGCGGTGTGA
- a CDS encoding acetate--CoA ligase family protein, translated as MDALFAPRAIAVLGASATPGKLGSAMTDSLASFPGPVMKVNAGRPDPGQGFFPTVAEAAEAHGTAPDLVVSCIPAAATAGAVRAAAAAGARAALVCAGGFAEAGGDGALQQQALAEVVRDTGIRVLGPNTSGFLAPHRRLTASFVPGVADLEPGPVAVVAASGGVNHALAFALAEAGVGLRLGVGLGNSLDVTQADVLGHLAEDDAVRAVALHVETAAEGRRLTEAVRRLTGHVPVVALVVGRSDIGDFARSHTGALATSWRVTRTALRQAGAVLVDDERDLVDAVTALSRVRLPANPRPGIGLVTAQAGPGLLLTDDLRSHGIQVPPLVERTVKELRELLPALTYLNNPVDTGRPSPALTQVVERVSEDPGIDITAVYGLLEPTAVDLSAALAAARTATPLVAVVGGPEEQARQTRRQLGEAGIPCAATPASGAAMVRALVEDAAARARLGATVVTASGAPALPLSGPVDEHTAKGVLADLGIRTPVRRVCADPAAAHAALDELGGPVVVKILDAEILHKTEVGGVQIGIRTHEELDDALARMPASPALLVEQMAPAGPELIVGVRRDPVFGPVLALGAGGTAAEILGDVSLRLAPLPAHEAHAMLDELATRDMFLGARGATPVDRARLTHVLLALSSLAADNAVAECEINPLRVLPDGDVVALDAVLLLRDPRDQGGSDDA; from the coding sequence ATGGATGCACTGTTCGCGCCCCGTGCCATCGCCGTGCTCGGTGCGTCGGCCACGCCCGGCAAACTCGGCTCGGCGATGACCGACTCCCTCGCTTCGTTCCCCGGACCGGTGATGAAGGTCAACGCCGGCCGACCGGATCCCGGCCAGGGCTTCTTTCCGACCGTCGCCGAGGCCGCCGAGGCCCATGGCACCGCACCGGACCTGGTGGTGTCCTGCATCCCGGCCGCCGCCACCGCCGGGGCCGTCCGAGCCGCGGCGGCCGCCGGCGCTCGCGCCGCCCTGGTGTGCGCCGGCGGTTTCGCGGAAGCCGGCGGCGACGGTGCGCTGCAGCAACAGGCGTTGGCCGAGGTGGTGCGGGACACCGGCATCCGTGTCCTCGGGCCCAACACCTCAGGCTTCCTCGCCCCCCACCGACGGCTGACGGCCAGCTTCGTCCCGGGCGTGGCCGACCTGGAACCGGGCCCGGTGGCGGTCGTGGCCGCCAGCGGCGGCGTGAACCACGCCCTGGCCTTCGCTCTGGCCGAGGCAGGCGTCGGCCTGCGCCTCGGGGTCGGGCTGGGCAACAGCCTGGACGTCACCCAGGCCGACGTCCTGGGCCACCTTGCCGAGGACGACGCCGTTCGGGCCGTCGCCCTGCACGTGGAGACCGCCGCGGAAGGCCGCCGCCTCACCGAGGCCGTACGCCGCCTGACCGGTCATGTCCCCGTCGTGGCCCTGGTCGTGGGCCGCAGCGACATCGGCGACTTCGCCCGCTCCCACACCGGCGCCCTGGCCACCTCCTGGCGCGTGACACGCACGGCCCTGCGCCAGGCTGGAGCCGTCCTCGTGGACGACGAACGCGACCTCGTCGACGCCGTCACAGCCCTCAGCCGTGTACGGCTCCCGGCCAACCCACGCCCAGGCATCGGCCTGGTCACCGCACAGGCCGGACCCGGACTGCTGCTCACCGACGACCTGCGCTCCCACGGCATCCAGGTTCCGCCACTGGTCGAACGGACGGTGAAGGAACTGCGCGAGCTGCTCCCCGCCCTCACCTACCTCAACAATCCCGTCGACACCGGCCGTCCCTCGCCCGCGCTCACGCAGGTCGTGGAGCGGGTCTCGGAGGATCCCGGCATCGACATCACCGCCGTCTATGGGCTGCTGGAACCCACGGCCGTCGACCTTTCGGCCGCGCTGGCCGCCGCCCGCACGGCCACCCCGCTCGTCGCCGTTGTCGGCGGACCCGAGGAACAGGCGCGGCAGACTCGCCGACAACTCGGGGAAGCCGGCATCCCCTGCGCGGCCACACCGGCCTCCGGAGCGGCCATGGTCCGCGCGCTCGTCGAGGACGCGGCGGCCCGCGCCCGCCTGGGGGCCACCGTCGTCACCGCGTCGGGTGCACCCGCGCTGCCCCTGTCCGGCCCTGTCGACGAGCACACCGCCAAGGGAGTCCTCGCGGACCTGGGCATCCGTACGCCTGTACGACGGGTGTGCGCCGACCCCGCCGCGGCGCACGCGGCACTCGATGAGCTCGGCGGACCGGTCGTCGTGAAGATCCTCGACGCGGAGATCCTGCACAAGACGGAGGTCGGCGGGGTCCAGATCGGCATCCGCACGCACGAGGAGCTCGACGACGCGCTCGCCCGCATGCCCGCAAGCCCCGCACTCCTGGTCGAGCAGATGGCCCCCGCGGGCCCCGAACTCATCGTCGGTGTACGCCGCGACCCGGTCTTCGGCCCCGTCCTGGCGCTGGGCGCCGGCGGAACGGCCGCCGAAATCCTCGGCGACGTCTCCCTGCGCCTCGCGCCCCTGCCGGCGCACGAGGCCCACGCAATGCTCGACGAACTCGCCACCCGCGACATGTTCCTCGGCGCGCGTGGCGCCACCCCGGTCGACCGCGCGCGACTCACTCACGTGCTGCTCGCCCTCTCCTCCCTCGCCGCCGACAACGCCGTGGCCGAGTGCGAGATCAACCCCCTGCGCGTTCTGCCCGACGGCGATGTCGTTGCGCTCGATGCCGTACTGCTGCTGCGTGACCCCCGGGATCAAGGAGGATCCGACGATGCGTGA
- a CDS encoding FAD-dependent monooxygenase, whose protein sequence is MKVACIGAGPGGLFFATLLRRSLPGAEVVVFERNRPDDTFGFGVVFSDATLDAIDNADPVLSEALDKHGRHWDDIEIRVHGARERVGGMGMAAVARRTLLGLLQERARAGGVSTRFQHEVRDPAELEDFDLVVVCDGANSRFRTLFADDFGPTAEVATAKFIWFGTPYMFDGLTFVHQDGPHGVFAAHAYPISDSLSTFIVETDADSWARAGLDAFDPSTPPGTSDEKTKSYLEVLFREQIDGHPLVGNNSRWANFATRRARSWRRGKWVLLGDAAHTAHFSVGSGTKMAMEDAVALAEALGEAPHSVPEALEIYETRRRPKVERIQNSARPSLSWWEHFGRYVRSFDDPTQFAFHFLTRSIPRGKLAVRDAVYVDRVDGWWRHHHEAVPLESPFRGGPFRLPSRWVTVGDDLLTGTDGTDIPMVPFSGQSSCAGVWIDAPDTEEGLPLALDQVRETAEAGAPLVAIRGGTTLTRVLIAEEARLAHGLPAAVIGAYDDDSATSLLLSGRADLVGGTK, encoded by the coding sequence ATGAAAGTTGCCTGCATCGGCGCAGGTCCTGGAGGACTGTTCTTCGCCACACTGCTCAGGCGGAGCCTGCCCGGCGCCGAGGTCGTGGTCTTCGAACGCAACCGTCCCGACGACACGTTCGGCTTCGGAGTGGTCTTCTCCGACGCCACACTCGATGCCATCGACAACGCCGACCCCGTCCTCAGCGAGGCGTTGGACAAGCACGGCAGGCACTGGGACGACATCGAGATCCGAGTGCACGGCGCGCGGGAGCGGGTCGGAGGCATGGGCATGGCGGCGGTGGCCCGCAGGACGCTGCTTGGTCTGTTGCAGGAGAGGGCTCGTGCCGGGGGCGTGTCGACGCGCTTCCAGCACGAGGTCCGTGACCCCGCCGAACTGGAAGACTTCGATCTGGTCGTCGTGTGCGACGGCGCCAACAGCCGCTTCCGCACCCTGTTCGCCGACGACTTCGGGCCGACCGCCGAGGTGGCCACCGCGAAGTTCATCTGGTTCGGCACCCCGTACATGTTCGACGGGCTCACCTTCGTCCACCAGGACGGCCCCCATGGTGTCTTCGCCGCCCACGCCTATCCGATCAGCGACTCGCTGAGCACCTTCATCGTCGAGACCGACGCCGACTCCTGGGCCAGGGCGGGACTCGACGCCTTCGATCCCTCGACCCCGCCGGGCACGAGCGACGAGAAGACCAAGAGCTACCTGGAAGTCCTGTTCCGCGAGCAGATCGACGGGCACCCACTGGTCGGCAACAACTCCCGCTGGGCCAACTTCGCCACACGCAGGGCCCGTTCATGGCGACGGGGAAAGTGGGTGCTCCTCGGCGATGCGGCGCACACCGCGCACTTCTCCGTCGGGTCCGGCACCAAGATGGCCATGGAGGACGCGGTCGCGCTGGCCGAGGCCCTTGGGGAGGCGCCGCACAGCGTGCCGGAGGCACTCGAGATCTACGAGACGCGCCGCCGCCCCAAGGTCGAGAGGATCCAGAACTCGGCGCGGCCCAGCCTCTCGTGGTGGGAGCATTTCGGCCGCTACGTCCGCTCGTTCGACGATCCGACGCAGTTCGCCTTCCATTTCCTCACCCGCAGCATCCCGCGAGGCAAACTAGCCGTGCGCGACGCGGTGTACGTGGACCGCGTCGATGGATGGTGGCGACATCACCACGAGGCAGTGCCCCTGGAGTCACCCTTCCGAGGGGGGCCGTTCCGGCTTCCGTCGCGTTGGGTGACAGTCGGGGACGACCTTCTGACCGGGACCGACGGCACTGACATCCCGATGGTCCCCTTCAGCGGTCAGTCGTCGTGCGCGGGCGTGTGGATCGACGCCCCGGACACCGAAGAGGGGTTGCCACTCGCCCTCGACCAGGTGCGCGAGACGGCAGAGGCCGGCGCCCCGCTCGTCGCCATACGCGGCGGTACGACGCTGACCCGTGTGCTCATCGCGGAGGAGGCCCGGCTCGCGCACGGCCTGCCCGCCGCGGTCATCGGGGCGTACGACGACGACAGCGCGACCTCGCTCCTGCTGTCCGGCCGGGCCGACCTCGTCGGAGGCACCAAGTGA
- a CDS encoding maleylpyruvate isomerase family mycothiol-dependent enzyme, translated as MSVRPDPMLEWVAKGTAAFEAAVHWLTDSGITTPSYLPGWSRAHVVAHVARNADALVNLLTWARTGVETPMYASPDQRTNEIEDGARQPAGALRADLLAADGRLTEELVGLPDQCWGATVRTARGREVPATMVPWMRVREVWVHTVDLDITTFDDIPHEVCAALVDDVATGFLTHPDCPPVELRTEDGARSWLLGVPGDGEPVVVSGDLPSLAAYTTGRPVPGPLHPAGGGSLPKLPAWL; from the coding sequence GTGAGTGTACGCCCGGACCCGATGCTGGAGTGGGTCGCCAAAGGCACGGCGGCCTTCGAAGCCGCCGTGCACTGGCTGACCGACTCGGGCATCACAACGCCGTCGTACCTGCCTGGCTGGAGCCGGGCCCACGTCGTCGCCCACGTCGCCCGCAACGCCGACGCGCTCGTCAACCTGCTGACCTGGGCGCGTACGGGTGTCGAGACGCCCATGTACGCAAGTCCCGACCAGCGTACGAACGAGATCGAGGACGGCGCCCGCCAACCGGCCGGCGCCCTGCGCGCCGACCTCCTCGCGGCCGACGGACGACTGACCGAGGAACTCGTCGGCCTGCCGGACCAGTGCTGGGGTGCGACCGTGCGGACGGCACGGGGACGCGAAGTGCCGGCCACGATGGTGCCGTGGATGCGGGTGCGGGAAGTCTGGGTCCACACCGTCGACCTGGACATCACCACCTTCGACGACATCCCGCACGAAGTATGTGCGGCGCTTGTCGACGATGTGGCCACTGGCTTCCTGACCCACCCGGACTGTCCCCCCGTCGAGCTGCGGACCGAGGACGGCGCCCGCAGCTGGCTCCTGGGCGTGCCCGGCGACGGGGAGCCGGTCGTGGTGAGCGGTGACCTTCCCAGCCTGGCCGCCTACACGACCGGGCGCCCCGTGCCCGGTCCCCTCCATCCCGCCGGCGGGGGATCCCTGCCGAAGCTGCCCGCGTGGTTGTGA
- a CDS encoding fumarylacetoacetate hydrolase family protein, protein MKLATIRVNGTTRAVRVDENKAVDLGESDLVAFLRHGDWTARAADADGETYEGALDYAPVVVAPEKVVCVGLNYRTHILEMGRELPSHPTLFSKYARALVGAYDDVTLPAASTQMDWEAELAVVIGAEVRHADTEQARAAIAGYTVLNDVTARDWQYRTTQWDQGKTFEATTPIGPWLVTADDPAHAAQGLSLTCEVDGDTVQKADTGDLVFDPATLVAYLSGIITLVPGDVIATGTPGGVGHARKPARYLQDGTRLVTRIEGIGECRNICRRETR, encoded by the coding sequence GTGAAGCTCGCCACCATCCGGGTCAACGGCACGACTCGCGCTGTCCGCGTCGACGAGAACAAGGCAGTGGACCTGGGCGAGAGCGATCTGGTGGCCTTCCTGCGCCACGGCGACTGGACCGCGCGTGCCGCGGACGCCGACGGCGAAACGTACGAAGGTGCCCTGGACTACGCGCCGGTGGTCGTCGCGCCGGAGAAGGTCGTGTGCGTCGGCCTCAACTACCGCACCCACATTCTGGAGATGGGCCGCGAACTCCCCTCGCACCCCACGCTGTTCTCCAAGTACGCGCGGGCGCTGGTCGGCGCGTACGACGACGTCACCCTGCCCGCCGCGTCCACGCAGATGGACTGGGAAGCCGAACTCGCCGTCGTCATCGGGGCCGAGGTCCGGCACGCCGACACGGAGCAAGCACGGGCCGCGATCGCCGGGTACACCGTGCTCAACGACGTCACCGCCCGCGACTGGCAGTACCGCACCACCCAGTGGGACCAGGGCAAGACCTTCGAGGCCACCACCCCCATCGGGCCATGGCTGGTGACCGCCGACGACCCCGCGCACGCCGCCCAGGGCCTGAGCCTCACCTGTGAGGTCGACGGCGACACGGTCCAGAAGGCCGACACCGGCGACCTCGTCTTCGACCCCGCGACGCTGGTCGCGTACCTGTCCGGGATCATCACGCTGGTGCCCGGCGACGTGATCGCCACCGGCACTCCGGGCGGCGTCGGCCATGCCCGCAAGCCCGCCCGCTATCTGCAGGACGGTACGCGCCTCGTCACCCGGATCGAGGGGATCGGCGAGTGCCGCAACATCTGCCGCCGGGAGACGCGGTGA
- a CDS encoding cupin domain-containing protein, translated as MTDTTSEQTEHKLLDELYADFKDAGLIPLWTQVDDLMPMSPKPAAVPHLWRWAELLPIAQRSGELVPVGRGGERRAMALSNPGLPGRPYATATLWTAIQYLGPREVAPSHRHSQGAFRFVVEGEGVWTNVDGDAVAMRRGDLLLTPSWAFHEHQNVTDKPMAWLDGLDIPLVSQLDAGFFEFGPDELSTRETPERSRGERLWGHPGLRPIGQPDQPNSPLGAYRWEHTDAALTAQLELEDEGVPGVLEPGHAGVRFSNPTTGKDALVTMRTEMRRLRAGTQTVPVRTVGSAVWQVFEGEAVAHVGDNVFEIAKGDLFVVPSWCEVSLSARTQVDLFRFSDEPVYEALGLARTGRGEQK; from the coding sequence GTGACCGACACCACCAGCGAACAGACCGAGCACAAGCTGCTCGACGAGCTGTACGCGGACTTCAAGGACGCGGGCCTGATCCCGCTGTGGACCCAGGTGGACGACCTCATGCCGATGTCGCCGAAGCCCGCCGCGGTCCCGCACCTGTGGCGGTGGGCGGAGCTGCTGCCCATCGCACAGCGCTCCGGAGAGCTCGTACCGGTGGGACGTGGCGGCGAGCGCCGCGCCATGGCCCTGTCCAACCCCGGCCTGCCGGGCCGTCCTTACGCCACTGCGACCCTGTGGACCGCGATCCAGTACCTGGGCCCGCGCGAGGTCGCCCCCTCGCACCGGCACAGCCAGGGAGCCTTCCGGTTCGTCGTCGAAGGCGAGGGTGTGTGGACCAACGTCGACGGGGACGCGGTGGCGATGCGGCGGGGTGACCTGCTGCTCACACCGAGCTGGGCCTTCCACGAGCACCAGAACGTCACCGACAAGCCGATGGCCTGGCTCGACGGCCTCGACATCCCGCTCGTCTCCCAACTGGACGCCGGCTTCTTCGAGTTCGGCCCTGACGAACTCTCCACCCGCGAGACCCCCGAGCGCTCGCGCGGCGAGCGACTGTGGGGCCACCCCGGACTGCGCCCGATCGGGCAGCCCGACCAGCCCAACTCCCCGCTGGGCGCCTACCGCTGGGAACACACCGACGCCGCCCTGACCGCCCAGTTGGAGCTGGAGGACGAAGGCGTACCTGGTGTGCTGGAGCCCGGCCATGCCGGAGTGCGCTTCTCCAACCCCACCACCGGCAAGGACGCCCTGGTCACGATGCGCACCGAGATGCGCCGACTGCGGGCCGGTACGCAGACCGTCCCGGTGCGCACGGTCGGCTCCGCGGTCTGGCAGGTGTTCGAGGGCGAGGCGGTCGCCCATGTCGGTGACAACGTCTTCGAGATCGCCAAGGGCGATCTGTTCGTCGTCCCGTCCTGGTGTGAGGTCTCTCTGTCCGCCCGCACCCAGGTCGACCTGTTCCGTTTCAGTGACGAGCCCGTCTACGAGGCCCTGGGTCTCGCCCGTACCGGCCGAGGAGAACAGAAGTGA
- a CDS encoding IclR family transcriptional regulator, protein MENSADRSTSPSYPVSAAGNALRVVRLLHELDELRVMDVADRLGVARSTAHRILAMLVFEGFAAQDRHKVYRPGPALQAIRGSHAAPPPDLITIAQPHLRRLADTVGETTHLMVLEGNGARFLDGVEGPQALRVSYRTGTLLPAHVASGGKAMLAALPADRLRALYPNGLPGDRAKAPKDFESLMHELVSVRRHGYALNLQESERGVLAVGACVRDRTGSAVAAVAVAAPSVRCTRARLTELSQPLLATVQDIGQGL, encoded by the coding sequence GTGGAGAATTCAGCGGACCGCTCGACCAGCCCCTCGTATCCGGTGAGTGCCGCCGGCAACGCCCTGCGCGTCGTCCGGCTGCTGCACGAGCTCGACGAGCTTCGGGTGATGGACGTCGCGGACCGGCTGGGCGTCGCGCGTTCGACCGCTCACCGGATCCTCGCGATGCTCGTCTTCGAGGGATTCGCGGCGCAGGACCGCCACAAGGTGTACCGGCCCGGGCCGGCCCTGCAGGCGATCAGGGGAAGCCATGCAGCCCCTCCCCCGGACCTGATCACCATCGCGCAACCCCACCTGCGACGGCTGGCGGACACCGTGGGTGAGACAACCCACCTGATGGTGCTCGAAGGCAACGGAGCCCGCTTCCTGGACGGCGTGGAGGGACCCCAGGCGCTGCGCGTCAGCTACCGCACCGGCACGCTGCTGCCCGCGCACGTGGCCTCAGGCGGCAAGGCCATGCTCGCGGCCCTGCCGGCCGACCGGCTCCGGGCCCTTTACCCCAACGGGCTCCCCGGGGACCGGGCCAAAGCCCCCAAGGACTTCGAGAGCCTGATGCACGAGCTGGTGTCCGTGCGCCGCCACGGCTACGCCCTCAATCTGCAGGAGAGCGAGCGCGGAGTCCTCGCCGTCGGCGCCTGCGTGCGTGACCGCACGGGCAGCGCCGTGGCCGCCGTGGCCGTGGCGGCTCCGTCCGTCCGCTGCACCCGCGCACGGCTCACGGAACTGTCCCAGCCACTGCTCGCGACCGTGCAGGACATCGGCCAGGGACTGTGA